A genomic segment from Candidatus Binatia bacterium encodes:
- a CDS encoding protein-methionine-sulfoxide reductase heme-binding subunit MsrQ: MNFKFKIVKVFAFGACFIPLGLLGWDGYHGNLGANPIEVVTRSTGTWTLVFLLITLAITPLRKLTGWNELIKFRRMLGLCAFFYACLHFTTYAWLDQFFDVAAIVKDVAKQPFITVGFASFVLLIPLAVTSTGAMVRRLGKRWQQLHRLIYLIAIGGVIHYGWLVKADDRLPLIYGAILAALLCYRLFRAWGTRLWLGIRSQAPAAIAGETEARQATAR; encoded by the coding sequence ATGAATTTTAAATTTAAGATTGTGAAGGTGTTTGCCTTCGGCGCCTGTTTCATTCCCCTGGGACTTCTCGGTTGGGACGGATATCACGGGAATCTGGGCGCCAATCCGATCGAGGTCGTCACCCGCTCGACCGGCACCTGGACCTTGGTCTTTCTGTTGATCACGCTTGCCATCACGCCGCTGAGAAAACTTACGGGGTGGAACGAGTTGATCAAATTTCGCCGCATGCTCGGCCTCTGCGCTTTTTTCTACGCCTGCCTCCACTTCACGACTTATGCCTGGCTCGACCAGTTCTTCGACGTCGCCGCGATCGTCAAAGACGTGGCGAAGCAGCCTTTTATCACCGTCGGCTTCGCAAGCTTCGTCTTGCTGATCCCGCTCGCCGTCACTTCGACCGGCGCCATGGTGCGCCGGCTCGGCAAACGCTGGCAGCAACTGCACCGGCTGATTTATCTGATCGCCATCGGCGGCGTGATACACTACGGGTGGCTGGTCAAAGCCGACGATCGCTTGCCTCTGATCTACGGCGCGATCCTGGCGGCGCTGTTATGTTACCGGTTATTCCGGGCGTGGGGCACGCGGTTATGGCTAGGCATCAGATCGCAGGCTCCGGCCGCAATCGCCGGTGAGACGGAAGCGAGGCAGGCAACTGCACGATGA
- the msrP gene encoding protein-methionine-sulfoxide reductase catalytic subunit MsrP, with product MNCQNVVPQLRAWHEKYAKEGLTIVGVHTPEFFWEKAQSKLEAAVKKLAIRYPVVLDNDYETWNRYGIRAWPTMVLVDKRGNIRYQRIGEGGYEESEAAIRSLLKEFTTLADPKQMPGVRSSVLDWPYLEGLRIDEAAHPLMILGAGLYGEVLPNQNGAPIRLVVPWKYGFKSIKSIVRIRFVEQQPVNTWMKSAPHAYGFYSNVNPQVDHPRWSQARERRIGEFFKRETLMFNGYVDQVAQLYAGMDLKKFF from the coding sequence ATCAACTGCCAAAACGTCGTCCCGCAGTTGCGGGCCTGGCACGAAAAATACGCGAAAGAAGGCCTGACCATCGTCGGCGTCCACACGCCCGAGTTCTTCTGGGAAAAAGCGCAAAGCAAGCTCGAGGCGGCGGTTAAAAAACTGGCCATCCGCTACCCGGTCGTGCTGGACAACGACTATGAGACCTGGAATCGCTACGGCATCCGCGCCTGGCCGACGATGGTGTTGGTGGATAAGAGAGGCAACATCCGTTATCAGCGCATCGGCGAAGGCGGCTACGAGGAGAGCGAAGCGGCCATCCGGAGTCTCCTGAAGGAATTCACGACGCTCGCCGATCCCAAACAGATGCCCGGAGTGCGGAGCAGCGTTCTCGACTGGCCTTATCTGGAGGGCCTCAGGATCGACGAGGCGGCTCATCCGCTGATGATCCTCGGCGCCGGACTCTACGGCGAAGTCCTGCCGAACCAAAACGGCGCGCCGATCCGGCTTGTGGTGCCCTGGAAGTACGGTTTCAAGAGCATCAAATCGATCGTGAGAATCCGCTTCGTCGAGCAACAGCCGGTCAATACCTGGATGAAATCAGCGCCGCACGCGTACGGCTTCTACTCCAACGTCAATCCGCAGGTCGATCATCCGCGCTGGAGCCAGGCGCGCGAACGCCGTATCGGCGAGTTCTTCAAGCGCGAGACCCTGATGTTCAACGGCTACGTCGACCAGGTCGCCCAGCTCTACGCCGGCATGGACCTCAAAAAATTCTTTTAA
- a CDS encoding A/G-specific adenine glycosylase → MKTDKHERVQRALISWYGRTRRELPWRQTRDPYAIWIAETMLQQTQVKTVLPYYRRFLKAFPCVGALDRARRDAVLAHWSGLGYYRRAINLKRAAATIVNVHGGKLPRDFHALRALPGIGDYTAGALMSIAFDEPYPALDGNARRVLARLFDIDTEKSVRQAAARLARISRPGDLNQALMDLGATVCLPREPRCPRCPVASRCSTLRRGTIHKRAAPKLATRKIDWPLALIEKNGKILLRRRPSGGILPGLWEIPGGERKNKETLQAALRRNLDGLGRRVKLQSAMGVIRHSITNRRIRAPVFRCACAGGAAFPARNWRWFRLSSLHRHPLSSLSLKAAKLLAPS, encoded by the coding sequence GTGAAGACCGATAAGCACGAGCGCGTTCAGCGCGCGCTCATCTCCTGGTACGGCCGGACGCGGCGCGAGCTGCCGTGGCGCCAGACGCGCGATCCGTACGCGATATGGATCGCCGAGACGATGCTGCAGCAGACGCAGGTCAAAACCGTTCTCCCCTATTATCGCCGCTTCCTTAAAGCCTTTCCGTGTGTCGGCGCGCTCGACCGCGCGCGGCGCGACGCCGTGCTCGCTCATTGGTCCGGCCTGGGTTATTATCGCCGCGCCATTAACCTGAAACGTGCGGCGGCGACGATCGTCAATGTCCACGGCGGCAAACTTCCGCGCGACTTCCACGCGCTCCGCGCCCTGCCCGGCATCGGCGATTACACCGCGGGCGCTTTGATGAGCATCGCCTTCGACGAGCCCTATCCGGCGCTCGACGGCAACGCCCGGCGCGTGCTCGCGCGGCTGTTCGATATTGATACGGAGAAATCCGTGCGACAAGCAGCGGCGCGGTTGGCGCGGATTTCCCGGCCGGGAGACTTGAACCAGGCGCTGATGGATCTCGGCGCGACGGTTTGTCTTCCGAGGGAACCGCGCTGCCCGCGATGCCCCGTCGCTTCGCGTTGCTCGACGCTGAGACGCGGCACCATTCACAAACGCGCCGCACCGAAGCTGGCGACGCGAAAAATCGACTGGCCCTTAGCTCTCATCGAAAAGAATGGTAAGATCCTCCTGCGCCGCCGCCCGTCCGGCGGGATCTTGCCGGGGCTCTGGGAAATTCCCGGCGGGGAGAGAAAAAATAAGGAGACTCTGCAAGCCGCCTTGCGCCGCAACCTCGACGGCCTCGGCCGGCGCGTAAAATTACAATCCGCCATGGGCGTGATTCGCCACAGCATAACCAACCGCAGGATTCGCGCGCCCGTCTTTCGCTGCGCTTGCGCGGGAGGCGCCGCGTTTCCCGCGCGAAACTGGCGCTGGTTTCGGCTTTCTTCGCTCCACCGCCATCCGCTCTCTTCGCTGAGCCTCAAAGCGGCGAAACTCCTCGCGCCATCGTGA
- a CDS encoding response regulator transcription factor — MEAKKNLEPILIVEDDRKTASLVALYLEREGFKTVSAHDGKQALSLARQHNPIFVILDLMLPGVDGWEICRELRRSSEVPILFLTARHEEMDRVLGLSLGADDYVVKPFSPRELVARVKAILRRARPATTKEQPRLSHGGLTVDHEKHRVTLSGRVLSLTLFEHTLLETLMAQPGRVFTREELLHRLYPNGEAVIDRVIDVHIGKLRQKIEADPAKPKYIMTVRGLGYRFSEG, encoded by the coding sequence ATGGAAGCCAAGAAGAATCTAGAACCGATTCTGATCGTCGAGGACGACCGCAAGACGGCGTCTCTTGTCGCCCTCTATCTCGAACGGGAAGGATTCAAGACGGTCTCCGCCCACGACGGCAAGCAGGCGCTGAGCCTGGCGCGGCAGCACAATCCTATTTTTGTGATTCTCGACCTGATGCTGCCCGGCGTGGACGGGTGGGAGATCTGCCGCGAGCTCAGACGCTCCTCCGAGGTCCCGATCCTGTTTCTTACGGCGCGGCATGAGGAAATGGACCGCGTCCTGGGCTTGTCACTCGGCGCGGACGATTACGTCGTTAAGCCTTTCAGCCCGCGCGAGCTGGTTGCAAGAGTAAAGGCGATCCTCAGACGCGCGCGACCCGCGACAACCAAGGAACAACCACGATTATCCCACGGCGGGCTCACGGTGGATCATGAAAAGCACAGGGTCACTCTGAGCGGCCGCGTCCTTTCGTTGACGCTGTTCGAGCACACCCTCCTCGAGACTCTCATGGCTCAGCCGGGCCGGGTTTTCACCCGGGAGGAGTTGCTCCACCGTCTCTACCCGAACGGCGAAGCGGTGATCGACCGCGTGATCGACGTCCATATCGGAAAGCTCAGGCAGAAGATCGAAGCCGATCCGGCAAAACCCAAATACATCATGACGGTGAGGGGCCTCGGGTATCGGTTTTCCGAGGGCTAG
- a CDS encoding ABC transporter ATP-binding protein has product MGRLRGYLLRYWRRYVLGSLCLLGTVTLVMWIPWWIREGVRIIEHGGSLADVRYYALLITAAGVAQGIIRTFSRAFIFNAGRDIEYDLRNDLFAHLQKLPIKFYHSQRTGDLMSRVINDISAVRSLLGPGILNFFNAPVYFVYAIVLMLSMDVRMTLVALLPGPLLVWMVRRFRGKIMKASLKVQQQMSELSSHVQENLSGMHVVKAYTQEEHQIRQFIELNKDFQEKSMELAKLRGVIGPFMQAVGGLTVLLVLGYGGFRVIRGEMLIADIVAFIAYLHVLAWPMAALGWMLSLVERGRAALERLEEIFKIQPEIVTPDRPAPPSDSKTGVEFRNVSFSYDAKGNGTLEEAALKEIDFAVPRGRTVAIVGRTGAGKSTLAQLIPRFYDVSAGEIRFDGRDIRSISLGELRRAMAYVPQDPFLFSASLHRNLGFGRDDVSDEEIDTAIRLTRLDRDVAIFPEGSATVVGERGIMLSGGQKQRATLARALLQGAPFLILDDCLSSVDAETEDAILKRLKSVFKEKSCVIISHRISAVKEADEILVLDEGRIIERGTHQELIQKGGLYADLHRQQQLFEELEQI; this is encoded by the coding sequence ATGGGACGGCTCCGGGGCTACCTGCTGCGCTACTGGCGGCGGTACGTTCTCGGATCGCTCTGTCTCCTGGGCACCGTGACCTTGGTGATGTGGATCCCATGGTGGATCCGCGAGGGCGTGAGGATCATCGAGCACGGCGGCTCGCTGGCGGACGTGCGCTACTACGCGCTGCTCATCACGGCGGCGGGCGTGGCGCAGGGGATCATCCGCACGTTTTCGCGTGCGTTCATCTTCAACGCCGGACGCGACATCGAATACGATCTGCGCAACGACCTCTTCGCCCACCTGCAGAAGCTCCCGATCAAGTTCTATCACTCGCAGCGTACCGGCGATCTCATGTCGCGGGTGATCAACGACATCTCCGCGGTGCGCTCGCTGCTGGGTCCGGGCATTCTCAATTTTTTCAACGCGCCGGTCTATTTTGTCTACGCGATCGTCCTCATGCTGTCGATGGACGTGCGCATGACGCTCGTGGCCCTGCTGCCGGGGCCGCTGCTCGTGTGGATGGTGCGCCGTTTTCGCGGCAAGATCATGAAGGCTTCGCTCAAGGTGCAGCAACAGATGTCCGAGCTGAGCAGCCACGTTCAGGAGAATTTGAGCGGCATGCACGTGGTGAAGGCGTACACGCAGGAGGAGCATCAGATTCGCCAGTTCATCGAGCTCAATAAAGACTTCCAGGAAAAAAGTATGGAGCTGGCCAAGCTGCGGGGCGTGATCGGGCCGTTCATGCAGGCGGTCGGCGGCCTCACCGTCCTCTTGGTGCTCGGCTACGGCGGATTTCGCGTCATCCGCGGCGAGATGCTGATCGCGGACATCGTCGCGTTCATCGCTTATCTCCACGTGCTGGCCTGGCCGATGGCGGCCCTCGGCTGGATGCTCTCGCTCGTGGAGAGGGGGCGGGCCGCTTTGGAGCGGCTGGAGGAAATTTTCAAGATCCAGCCGGAGATCGTCACTCCCGACCGGCCGGCGCCGCCGTCGGATTCTAAAACCGGCGTCGAGTTCCGCAATGTTTCATTTTCCTACGACGCCAAGGGCAATGGGACTTTGGAGGAGGCGGCGTTGAAAGAGATCGACTTTGCCGTGCCGCGCGGCCGCACGGTCGCGATCGTCGGCCGGACCGGCGCCGGGAAAAGCACTCTGGCGCAGTTGATCCCGCGCTTCTACGACGTTTCTGCGGGAGAAATACGCTTCGACGGGAGGGACATCCGTTCCATCTCTCTCGGCGAGCTGCGCCGGGCGATGGCCTACGTGCCGCAGGACCCGTTTCTCTTTTCCGCTTCGCTCCATCGCAACCTGGGATTCGGCCGTGACGACGTCTCCGACGAAGAGATCGACACCGCCATCCGGCTGACGCGTCTCGACCGCGACGTGGCGATTTTTCCCGAAGGGTCGGCGACGGTCGTGGGGGAGCGCGGCATCATGCTTTCGGGAGGGCAAAAGCAGCGCGCCACGTTGGCGCGCGCGCTGCTCCAGGGCGCGCCGTTTCTCATTCTCGACGATTGTCTCTCGAGCGTGGATGCCGAGACCGAGGACGCGATTCTCAAGCGGCTCAAGTCGGTCTTCAAGGAGAAGAGCTGCGTCATCATCTCGCACCGGATCTCCGCGGTCAAAGAAGCGGACGAGATTCTGGTGCTCGACGAGGGCCGGATCATCGAGCGCGGCACGCATCAGGAGCTGATTCAAAAGGGCGGCCTCTACGCCGACCTCCATCGCCAACAGCAGCTCTTTGAAGAGCTGGAGCAAATCTAA
- a CDS encoding molybdopterin-binding protein gives MKKKSLEFSRRKILFGLLNGAGIFFLSGCEKFFNGMQQNKKVLSVLESAEGLNRRFLRFVTGKNRLAQEFGESDISTYFKPNGNPPPFTIDYMTNAASGWPTWRLEVAGLVKQPASFTLDDLKALPARTQITRHDCVEGWSAVAKWKGVQLKEIMQKVAPDQRARYLVFYCMDTDDDGNAFYESIDLRDASHPQTILAYEMNGRPLPVPHGAPLRLRVETQLGYKMAKYIRRIEFVESFKEIARGKGGYWEDRGYEWYAGI, from the coding sequence ATGAAAAAAAAGAGTCTTGAGTTTTCCCGCAGAAAAATCCTCTTCGGCTTGCTCAACGGCGCCGGCATCTTCTTTCTCTCCGGCTGCGAGAAGTTCTTCAACGGGATGCAGCAGAACAAAAAAGTCCTCTCCGTTCTTGAGTCCGCCGAGGGCTTAAATCGCCGCTTCCTGCGCTTTGTGACCGGCAAAAACCGCCTGGCGCAGGAGTTCGGCGAAAGCGATATCTCGACTTACTTCAAGCCCAACGGCAATCCGCCGCCCTTCACGATCGATTACATGACCAACGCGGCGAGCGGCTGGCCGACCTGGAGACTGGAGGTCGCCGGCCTGGTGAAGCAACCCGCGAGCTTTACGCTGGACGACCTGAAGGCGCTGCCGGCGCGGACGCAGATCACGCGCCACGATTGCGTTGAAGGCTGGAGCGCGGTCGCCAAATGGAAAGGCGTGCAGCTTAAGGAAATCATGCAAAAGGTCGCGCCGGATCAGCGGGCGCGCTACCTCGTCTTTTATTGCATGGATACCGACGACGACGGAAACGCATTTTACGAGAGCATCGACCTCCGCGACGCGAGCCACCCGCAGACGATCCTCGCATACGAGATGAACGGCCGGCCGCTGCCGGTGCCGCATGGCGCGCCGCTCCGCCTCCGGGTGGAAACGCAGTTGGGATATAAAATGGCCAAATACATCCGGCGGATCGAGTTCGTCGAGAGCTTCAAAGAGATTGCGCGGGGGAAAGGCGGCTATTGGGAAGACCGCGGCTACGAGTGGTACGCGGGAATTTAG
- a CDS encoding ATP-binding protein has translation MKSRLLWKLVAVNLPVIGIVIFVMWLAINYLAADYFVVLMNKYNISPTDIHQMFLGAVHRYLLWASIAAVALAVASGLLLTRKVLGPLSQMTEVSGRIAAGDYTARVGATSKDEVGQLATAFNRMADSLQRIEQLRKTMVIDVAHELRTPLTNIRGYIEALRDGVVAPSKPTFESLHEEILRLAKLVEDLLQLARAEAAKGILMPRSADLYDVLSKALELYRQGFAAKEITVEVELSQAGGQIVADPEKLSQVFRNLLDNACQYTPPGGRVAVSAERQPDSVKIVFANSGDGIAKEDLPLIFERFYRGEKSRSRDHGGAGIGLAIVKEIVAAHGGEVGAESAPAETRVWFTLPV, from the coding sequence ATGAAAAGCCGGCTGCTATGGAAGCTCGTCGCGGTCAACCTGCCGGTCATCGGCATCGTGATCTTCGTGATGTGGCTCGCCATCAACTATCTCGCGGCCGATTATTTCGTCGTCCTGATGAACAAGTACAACATCTCGCCGACGGACATTCACCAGATGTTTCTCGGCGCCGTGCATCGATATCTTCTCTGGGCCAGCATCGCCGCCGTGGCGCTCGCCGTCGCCTCCGGTCTTCTACTGACGAGAAAAGTCCTCGGGCCTCTTTCGCAGATGACGGAGGTCAGCGGAAGAATCGCCGCCGGCGATTATACGGCACGGGTCGGCGCGACTTCCAAGGACGAAGTCGGCCAGTTGGCGACGGCGTTCAATCGGATGGCCGACAGCCTGCAGAGAATCGAGCAGTTGAGGAAGACGATGGTCATCGACGTCGCCCACGAGCTGCGCACTCCGCTGACCAATATTCGCGGCTACATAGAGGCGTTGAGAGACGGGGTCGTAGCGCCGTCGAAGCCGACCTTCGAGTCATTGCATGAAGAGATTCTGCGTTTGGCCAAGCTGGTCGAAGACCTGCTGCAGTTGGCGCGGGCCGAAGCCGCCAAGGGGATCCTCATGCCGCGAAGCGCCGATCTCTACGACGTGTTGTCGAAAGCGCTCGAGCTGTACCGTCAGGGATTTGCCGCGAAGGAGATCACTGTTGAGGTCGAACTCTCCCAGGCTGGCGGACAAATCGTCGCCGATCCGGAAAAATTGTCGCAGGTCTTCAGAAATCTCCTCGACAACGCCTGCCAATACACGCCGCCCGGCGGTCGCGTCGCAGTTTCGGCCGAGCGGCAGCCGGACAGCGTGAAGATCGTCTTTGCCAATTCAGGCGATGGAATCGCGAAGGAGGACCTGCCTCTTATTTTCGAGCGCTTTTATCGGGGCGAAAAGTCGCGCTCGCGCGACCATGGCGGCGCGGGCATCGGGCTTGCCATCGTCAAGGAGATCGTCGCCGCCCACGGCGGCGAAGTAGGCGCTGAAAGCGCTCCCGCGGAAACGCGCGTCTGGTTTACTCTGCCGGTCTAG
- a CDS encoding ABC transporter ATP-binding protein, translated as MAETQTPGNPSNGGQRPQPYASTLAVSHHEEIFGKAYDVRLLRRLWRFVAPYKRLFWLAMLLLPLLQLFGLAQPYLMKVAIDRYIGGGDLWGLQGIALLFLGAVVGEAMIAYLHYTMTMRVAQRALADMRVAIFSHVQKLPMSYFDRNPVGRLVTRMTTDVDVLQEMFAAGAMTLISDFVMLGWIVAIMFFLDAKLALVSLALIPPMLAAIDFFRRKARQAYRLIRERIARINAYLGEAISGMAVIQLFVREEKSYREFDALNAAHRDANQMSNLYEAGLHSMVEGAGSISVGLLLWYGGGEALNGAIGIGTIVAFKEYINRFFVPLRDFSQKYTVMQSAMSSAERIFHLLDTPVAISSPAKPVVPKPFRGEVSFEDVWFGYKESDPVLKGVSFLIEPGERVAVVGATGSGKTTTIKLLSRFYDIQRGAVKVGGVDVRDWDLMALRRHIGVVLQDVFLFSGDIRANLCLGEDGVPAERVDQAVKYANVDRFIHRLSGGLDAKVRERGSNFSTGQRQLLSLARVLVFQPEILVLDEATSSVDTETELLIQDALEKVMKDRTCLVIAHRLSTIRNADRIIVFHHGEIREVGTHAELMQKRGIYFRLYQLQYAIEAPKAQGKDAEAKM; from the coding sequence ATGGCTGAAACGCAAACACCCGGCAACCCATCGAACGGAGGCCAACGACCTCAGCCGTATGCCTCGACTTTGGCCGTTTCTCATCATGAAGAAATTTTCGGCAAGGCGTACGATGTCCGGCTGCTCCGGCGGCTGTGGCGCTTTGTCGCTCCGTACAAGCGCCTCTTCTGGCTGGCGATGCTTTTGCTGCCGCTCTTGCAGCTCTTCGGTCTGGCGCAGCCTTATCTGATGAAGGTGGCGATCGACCGCTACATCGGCGGGGGCGATCTCTGGGGCCTTCAGGGAATCGCGCTGCTGTTCCTCGGCGCCGTCGTCGGCGAAGCGATGATCGCTTACCTTCACTACACCATGACCATGCGGGTGGCGCAGCGGGCGCTCGCCGACATGCGCGTCGCGATCTTCTCTCACGTGCAGAAACTCCCGATGAGCTATTTCGATCGCAATCCGGTGGGCCGTCTGGTGACGCGCATGACCACCGACGTGGACGTGCTCCAGGAAATGTTCGCGGCCGGCGCGATGACCTTGATCTCGGACTTCGTCATGCTCGGCTGGATCGTCGCGATCATGTTCTTTCTCGACGCCAAGCTGGCGCTGGTCTCGCTCGCGCTGATTCCGCCGATGCTGGCGGCCATCGATTTTTTCCGCCGCAAGGCGCGCCAGGCCTACCGCCTGATCCGCGAGCGCATCGCGCGCATCAACGCCTACCTGGGCGAGGCGATCTCGGGCATGGCGGTGATCCAGCTTTTCGTCCGCGAGGAAAAAAGCTACCGCGAATTCGACGCGCTCAACGCCGCGCATCGCGACGCCAACCAGATGTCCAATCTTTACGAGGCGGGGCTCCATTCCATGGTCGAGGGGGCGGGCTCGATCAGCGTGGGGCTCCTCCTCTGGTACGGCGGCGGCGAAGCGCTCAACGGCGCGATCGGCATCGGCACCATCGTCGCTTTCAAGGAATACATCAATAGATTCTTTGTGCCGCTGCGCGACTTCAGCCAGAAGTACACCGTCATGCAGTCGGCGATGTCTTCGGCCGAGCGGATTTTTCACTTGCTCGACACGCCGGTCGCGATTTCGAGCCCGGCCAAGCCGGTCGTCCCCAAACCGTTCAGGGGCGAGGTGAGCTTCGAGGACGTCTGGTTCGGGTACAAGGAGAGCGATCCGGTGCTGAAGGGCGTCTCGTTCCTGATCGAGCCGGGAGAGAGAGTGGCGGTGGTCGGAGCCACCGGCTCGGGGAAAACCACGACGATCAAATTGCTCAGCCGCTTCTACGACATCCAGCGCGGCGCGGTCAAAGTCGGCGGCGTGGACGTGCGCGATTGGGACCTCATGGCGCTGAGACGCCACATCGGCGTCGTGCTGCAAGACGTGTTTCTCTTCTCCGGCGATATCCGGGCCAATCTCTGCCTCGGCGAAGACGGCGTTCCCGCCGAGCGCGTCGACCAGGCGGTCAAGTACGCGAACGTGGACCGCTTCATCCATCGTCTCTCCGGCGGCCTCGACGCCAAAGTGCGCGAGCGCGGCAGCAATTTCTCCACCGGCCAGCGCCAATTGCTCTCGCTCGCGCGCGTGCTGGTGTTCCAGCCGGAGATTTTGGTTCTGGACGAAGCCACGTCGAGCGTGGACACGGAGACCGAGCTTTTGATCCAGGACGCGCTGGAAAAAGTCATGAAAGACCGGACCTGCCTCGTGATCGCCCACCGCCTCTCC
- a CDS encoding cytochrome b/b6 domain-containing protein yields the protein MTDFPIRKRIAVRCMSALTYRHNRITRATHWINALALMILFMSGLMIFNAYPHLHWGSKAEPEEAFFSIYAMNQDGKIRAYTELYGFRVETTGVLGLQYTEMGPMPRAFPSWITIPGFYWLAGGRRWHFFFAWLFVLNGLLYFIYNRANGHVSKFILKPRDLGRLLPMTLYYLRLRKTSPQEGEYNPLQKLAYTSVFFLLTPLIIVSGLAMSPQLNVAFNWLPAMFGGRQSARSIHFLLTFLFVFFTLGHVLMVVTTGVINNMRSMITGWYKEKLHALEAAVETVAAAPESATLTPTLSLEGEGEGEGQKAQQEIQPVRKSDSQPKREKEGDGDEKKES from the coding sequence GTGACTGATTTTCCGATCCGCAAGAGAATCGCCGTACGCTGTATGAGCGCCCTCACCTACCGCCACAACCGGATCACGCGCGCGACGCACTGGATCAACGCGCTGGCCCTGATGATCCTGTTTATGAGCGGGCTCATGATCTTCAATGCCTATCCCCATCTTCACTGGGGCAGCAAGGCGGAGCCGGAAGAAGCCTTTTTCTCTATTTACGCGATGAACCAAGACGGAAAGATCCGCGCCTACACGGAGCTGTATGGGTTTCGCGTCGAGACGACCGGCGTTCTGGGATTGCAATACACGGAGATGGGACCGATGCCGCGCGCTTTCCCGAGCTGGATCACGATTCCCGGCTTCTACTGGCTCGCCGGCGGCAGAAGGTGGCACTTCTTTTTCGCCTGGCTGTTTGTGCTGAACGGTCTCCTTTACTTCATCTACAACCGCGCCAACGGCCACGTGAGCAAGTTCATTTTAAAGCCGCGCGATCTCGGCAGGCTTCTTCCCATGACGCTCTACTATCTCCGGCTCAGGAAGACCTCGCCGCAGGAAGGCGAATACAACCCGCTGCAAAAGCTCGCTTACACGAGCGTCTTTTTCCTTTTGACGCCGCTCATCATCGTCTCGGGACTCGCCATGTCGCCGCAGTTGAACGTCGCGTTCAACTGGCTGCCGGCGATGTTCGGCGGCCGGCAGTCGGCGCGGAGCATCCATTTCCTGCTGACTTTTTTATTCGTTTTCTTCACGCTCGGGCACGTGCTCATGGTCGTCACGACCGGCGTCATAAACAACATGCGCAGCATGATAACCGGATGGTATAAGGAGAAATTACACGCTCTCGAGGCCGCAGTCGAAACTGTTGCTGCCGCGCCAGAGTCCGCGACCCTCACCCCTACCCTCTCCCTTGAGGGAGAGGGTGAGGGAGAAGGCCAAAAAGCGCAACAGGAAATACAACCAGTGAGGAAATCCGATTCTCAACCGAAGCGCGAAAAGGAAGGGGATGGCGATGAAAAAAAAGAGTCTTGA
- the mtgA gene encoding monofunctional biosynthetic peptidoglycan transglycosylase encodes MKGLFLKSFLISVVLGFFAYEYVTLPEVAPLKKRNPRTTALIELRDEEYLSRGRRPVRQQIWVSYDTVSEHLKKAIVISEDASFFSHKGVDFYELKEAFWKDWESGQLKRGGSTITMQLARNLYLSPSKNPVRKLREVAIAFQLERALSKKRIFELYLNVVEWGHGIYGAEAAARHYLGKSAAELNPADAATLAGLLPSPRSPGEKGLLFRRNLILSRMARIGYISAAEAERESRRPLFYRGEEPPDAGEELFPARESSY; translated from the coding sequence GTGAAGGGGCTTTTCCTCAAGAGCTTTCTTATCTCCGTCGTCCTGGGCTTCTTCGCCTACGAGTACGTGACGCTCCCCGAGGTCGCGCCGCTGAAGAAAAGAAATCCCCGGACTACGGCGCTGATCGAGCTGCGCGATGAAGAATACTTGAGCCGCGGCCGGCGCCCTGTAAGACAGCAGATCTGGGTCTCGTACGACACGGTCTCCGAGCATCTCAAGAAGGCCATCGTTATCAGCGAGGACGCGTCGTTTTTCAGCCACAAAGGAGTCGACTTCTACGAGCTGAAAGAAGCTTTCTGGAAGGACTGGGAGTCGGGCCAGTTGAAGCGCGGCGGCAGCACGATCACGATGCAGCTCGCGCGGAATCTCTATTTGAGCCCGTCCAAAAACCCGGTGCGAAAGCTGCGCGAAGTCGCGATCGCCTTCCAGCTCGAACGCGCGCTGTCGAAAAAAAGAATCTTCGAGCTTTACCTCAACGTCGTGGAATGGGGCCACGGAATTTACGGCGCCGAGGCGGCGGCGCGCCATTATCTCGGGAAATCGGCGGCGGAGTTGAATCCGGCGGACGCCGCGACGCTCGCCGGCCTGCTTCCGAGCCCGCGCAGCCCGGGCGAAAAGGGCTTGCTCTTCAGGAGAAATCTCATCCTGTCCCGCATGGCCAGGATCGGCTACATCAGCGCCGCCGAGGCGGAGCGCGAAAGCCGCCGGCCGCTCTTTTATAGGGGAGAAGAGCCGCCGGATGCGGGCGAGGAACTTTTCCCGGCGCGAGAGAGTTCATACTGA